The DNA sequence AACATATTCTTAATTCGGTTGACGGCATTCTAAAACGGCTCAAAACTGACTATTTGGATACACTGCTGCTGCACCGTCCGGATACACTTGTTGAACCGGAAGAAGTGGCAGAAGCCTTCGATCTGCTGGAGAGCTCAGGAAAAGTGCGTCATTTCGGTGTTTCCAACCAGAACCCGATGCAGATTCAGCTGCTTCAGAAGTATGTAAAGCAGCCGATTGTAGCCAACCAGCTTCAATTAAGCATCACGAACACCACCATGATCTCCCAAGGCTTCAATGTGAACATGGAGAATGATGCGGCCGTGAACCGTGATGGCAGCGTCCTCGATTTCTGCAGATTGCATGATATTACCATTCAGCCTTGGTCCCCGTTCCAATATGGATTCTTTGAGGGCGTATTCCTTGGCAACGCTAAGTTCCCTGAGCTGAACAAAAAAATTGACGAGGTTGCTGCCAAATACGAAGTGAGCAACACGACGATCGCTGTCGCCTGGCTGCTTCGCCACCCGGCAAACATGCAGCCGGTCATCGGTACGATGAACATCGAGCGCCTGAAAGATTGCTGTAAAGCATCCGAAATTCGCCTTACTCGTGAAGAGTGGTACGACATTTACCGTTCGGCAGGCAATATTCTTCCATAAATAAGCAACAGGAATACGCGGCAAGTAAATTTATATGCGAAGTTAAAAAAAGAGGATGTTCCAAAGGTCCAGTGACCTTGGAACATCCTCTTTTGATTCAACCTAAACCTTTTTCGGAGCCCACAAAGATTCCATATCCTCCAGCGACTTCCCTTTGGTCTCTGGAATGACACGCCAAGTAAACACGAAGGTTATCAGAGACATAAGGCCGAAGATCCAGAAAGTAATCGCCGGGCCTGCCGATGTAAGCATCGGGGGAAAGGCTTGAGACACCACATAATCCGCCGCCCATAATGCCATGGAAGCAATGGATGTGGCTATTCCGCGAATACGGTTCGGGAAAATCTCGGATATCACCACCCAGACCACTGGTCCCAGGGATACAGCAAAGGCAGCTACGTATATTAAAATAAAGATGAGTACCAACGGACCCGAAGTATGTCCCGTTTGGAAAGCAATGCCGATGACCGCCAGACAGATCGTCATGGCCGAAGAGCCGATAAGCAATAATACCTTGCGTCCCACTTTATCGATAAGCCAGATGGCCAGAATCGTGAACAGGAAATTAATCAGACCGACGAGAATGGTCTGAATGAATGCGGCATTCGTGCCTGCACCCGTCTGTTTGAAAATCTCCGGTGCATAATACATCACGGCGTTAATGCCCGTAACCTGTTGAAGAATCGCTAATCCTACGCCCACAATCAGAGCCAGTCTCACCGTAGGGCTGAATAATTGATGGAATGAGCCGTTTTCCTGCTTGAATGACTCCTTAATATCCAACACTTCCTGCTTGGCCAGCTCCTCGCCATGAATCCGGAGCAGGATCGGAAGAGATTCCGCTGCCCGTCCCTGCTTGATCAGCCATCTTGGACTTTCAGGCACAAAGAACAGAAGCACCAGGAATAATACGCCGGGGATGATGCCAAATCCAAACATCCAGCGCCATGCGGTAGATACATCCCAGGCATCGTCA is a window from the Paenibacillus sp. J23TS9 genome containing:
- a CDS encoding sugar porter family MFS transporter: MMSSNIKEQGEQQVSMKFVTLVSIVAALGGLLFGFDTAVVSGAVGFMKERFSLSEFEVGWAVSSLIIGCIVGALSTGVLSEKFGRKKILITAALLFIIGSIGSALPDTFSGFIIARIIGGIGIGITSTLCPLYNAEIAPAKYRGRLVALNQLATVTGIFLVYFVNLWISGLGDDAWDVSTAWRWMFGFGIIPGVLFLVLLFFVPESPRWLIKQGRAAESLPILLRIHGEELAKQEVLDIKESFKQENGSFHQLFSPTVRLALIVGVGLAILQQVTGINAVMYYAPEIFKQTGAGTNAAFIQTILVGLINFLFTILAIWLIDKVGRKVLLLIGSSAMTICLAVIGIAFQTGHTSGPLVLIFILIYVAAFAVSLGPVVWVVISEIFPNRIRGIATSIASMALWAADYVVSQAFPPMLTSAGPAITFWIFGLMSLITFVFTWRVIPETKGKSLEDMESLWAPKKV
- a CDS encoding aldo/keto reductase family oxidoreductase produces the protein MRTIKLGTSTLEVPVVAVGCMRIDSLDMPQTERFVQTALEEGANFFEHADIYGGGKSEERFAEAIHMNPSIREKIILQSKCGIRPGMFDFSKEHILNSVDGILKRLKTDYLDTLLLHRPDTLVEPEEVAEAFDLLESSGKVRHFGVSNQNPMQIQLLQKYVKQPIVANQLQLSITNTTMISQGFNVNMENDAAVNRDGSVLDFCRLHDITIQPWSPFQYGFFEGVFLGNAKFPELNKKIDEVAAKYEVSNTTIAVAWLLRHPANMQPVIGTMNIERLKDCCKASEIRLTREEWYDIYRSAGNILP